The DNA region TAAATATTCTTATCAGAAAGGGATTTATAATCTCACCAAAAAGTTTATTCTCAAGTAAATCAACCAAAATACCTGCACCAAAATTGCCTACAAAAAGATGTAACAAAAACAGAACGATCATTATAAAAATAAAACCAAATATCGGATGGATCATAAAGTTGTTGAGGAAATCACTAAAGAGTGTAGTTTTTGGTGCAGTCTTTCCTTTGGTTACATATTTTGAAACTATTTTTTCAACATTCCTTGTAATATCTGAAAGTGCAAAAAATTCAACAGGTTCATATAAAGAATTTTCAAAGTCTTCTCTAATTCTTAAAATCTCTTTATATTCTTCTTCTTTTAAAATTTTTTTAAGTGTAATTTCGACATCTTCATCCCTTGTTAGAAAAAGTTTTATAATTCCCTCTTTGCGTTTAAACTTACCGTTAAGCCTTATTCCAATTTCTTCCCAAAAATTAGTTATCCTTTTATCCATAGCGAAATTAAAATTTGGCAAAGAGGCCTTTTCAAGATTTAACATAAGTTCTTTTATTCCTTTACCATGTATTGCAACAGTCTTTATAACAGGTATACAAAGCTCATTACTTAACCCCTTTTCATCAATTTCAATTCCCTTTGATTGAGCTTCGTCATACATGTTTAAAACTAAGATAGTCTTGAACTTTAAAATAGATATTTGATATAAAAGAACAAGTGCTCTTTTTAAATTTTTTGAATCTGATACTAAAATAACCACATCTGGTTCTTCCTCTAATAAAATTCTTAAAGTAACTTTTTCTTCATCTGTCCTGGGAAGTAAGCTTTGAACCCCAGGTGAATCAATAATTAATACATCTTTTTTTCCCTTAAGAAAACCCCTTGAGACTTCAACTGTTGTTCCTGGATAATTTGAAACATTTGCATACTCACCTGTTAAATGGTTAAATATCAAAGACTTACCTACATTAGGATTCCCAACAATAACAACCTTTTTTTTAATTTTCTTTTTAGATTTCACAGATTTAAAATCTTTATCCAATGTTAAATAATAATACAAATTTAAAAAAATTTCAAATTTTTAATTTTTCTTAAAAATTTTTAAGAGAAAGTCGTAGGCAATCGGATTTCCGGCTATTATATTACCACTTCTTAAATGGTTTCTTTCTCCTTGCATATCGCTAGTTTTTCCTCCAGCTTCTTCTACTAACAATACACCTGGTATTACATCCCAGGGAGATAATCCAAACTCAAAAAAGC from Candidatus Hydrothermales bacterium includes:
- the feoB gene encoding ferrous iron transport protein B encodes the protein MKSKKKIKKKVVIVGNPNVGKSLIFNHLTGEYANVSNYPGTTVEVSRGFLKGKKDVLIIDSPGVQSLLPRTDEEKVTLRILLEEEPDVVILVSDSKNLKRALVLLYQISILKFKTILVLNMYDEAQSKGIEIDEKGLSNELCIPVIKTVAIHGKGIKELMLNLEKASLPNFNFAMDKRITNFWEEIGIRLNGKFKRKEGIIKLFLTRDEDVEITLKKILKEEEYKEILRIREDFENSLYEPVEFFALSDITRNVEKIVSKYVTKGKTAPKTTLFSDFLNNFMIHPIFGFIFIMIVLFLLHLFVGNFGAGILVDLLENKLFGEIINPFLIRIFNFLPLPNIVRDLFVGEFGIFTMALTYGFAIIFPVVLIFFIAFGILEDSGYFPRLALLLNNFFKKIGLSGKVILPIILGLGCDTMATITTRTLETKKEKIVVTLLLALAVPCSAQLGVIFALMSGVSFLALIIWGSNVLFSLFVVGFLASRFLPGDKSFFIMEIPPLRIPSFKNILYKTIYRLEWYLKEVIPVFIIGTFILFIINLSGLLKFIEEIFKPIVTNVLGLPKEAAIGFIMGFLRRDYGAAGFLILKEKGLLDVSQIIVSSVTITLFMPCIANLLVIIKERGLKVSFYISLFIITYSITAGFLIRMLLEKWPV